In Nicotiana tabacum cultivar K326 chromosome 21, ASM71507v2, whole genome shotgun sequence, one DNA window encodes the following:
- the LOC142175430 gene encoding uncharacterized protein LOC142175430, translating into MKTFITPLVEETHADLLSNMFTVSRAPALEVLDVKISKDFKPPKGLYYNILLKRATEGENNESKTESKYEPEVGDLIALTDVKPKRIEDLNRPKRSYLIAIVQGMKDDGSDRVPILSSQPISFKKPDRAKGEQGDKLFIVYLSNLTTNIRIWKALNSDKENANLKIIKTVLTSDANIGEVDCSLCPFRETKTNAISNTRAIIRTFGLDNAQQKAVISCVATRECGHRNTVKLIWGPPGTGKTRTVASLLYVLLKMKCRTLTCAPTNIAVLGVTKKLMQHVQDGQEYDTYGLGDIVLFGNGERMKIDDHEDLFDVFLSNRVDALASCLSPNNGWKVGIQSMICLLEDPEEQYRKYLEKQKDKEHDTDDNQNTDDEEEEEKGKITSEKDGNINDRGVDKNRKSKLLKKFVLETLKENKKNDKQSSQRRNNSRAAGEANKVKNEGEASNKETSVWTFEEFVIKRFKWIQNQLIFCLTSLYTHLPTSFISLEVAKEMIRVLEMLQTLGTLFAAVETSKGLRDISHRTVTRSKARCFANLYATKTECLKVLKFLSESISLPNFIDDYQIRSFCLKGACLIFCTASSSSKLHTEGMTPLEMVVIDEAAQLKECESTIPLQLPGLRHAILIGDEKQLPAMVQSKICEKAEFGRSLFERLVILGHKKHLLNVQYRMHPKISLFPNREFYQKKIMDGPNVKSAEYEKRFLEGDIFGSYSFINVSSGNEEIDDKHSTRNMAEAFVVAEIVANLHKESVSSKQKVRVGCISPYKAQVFAIQQILDKKYSTDVKSDFSVNVRSVDGFQGGEEDVIIISTVRCNGRGSVGFLSNLQRANVALTRARYCLWILGNGTTLVNSGSIWRNLVLDAKARRCYFDVTHDKRLSQAISNATIELDQIETLLRTDSPIFIAAKWKVLFSEDFSKSMARIKDVEISKEVISLLTKLSNGWRKSENNRMLSNKGGNSSVLLEVYSVKRLKLIWTIDILEQNSTYFQVLKIWDILPGYHIPKLSKQIDIHFGNYTVDLMNRCKCKHVERDLILPMNWPIDGNAVSRTSSAHGDRDENLARQLAAMSLRDKAGSSRSSNNFQKSKMKKVGLFHEVKPNLIAEDFMERFMRNKSK; encoded by the exons ATGAAGACATTCATTACTCCCCTTGTTGAAGAAACACATGCTGATTTGCTCTCAAACATGTTCACAGTTTCACGAGCCCCGGCTCTTGAGGTTCTTGATGTtaaaatatcaaaagattttAAGCCTCCCAAAGGTTTATATTACAATATATTGTTGAAAAGAGCTACAGAGGGAGAGAACAACGAGTCGAAAactgaatcaaaatatgaacctgaagttggtGATCTTATTGCACTAACAGATGTGAAACCAAAAAGAATTGAGGATTTGAACAGGCCTAAGAGATCTTATCTCATTGCCATAGTTCAAGGAATGAAAGACGACGGTTCGGATAGGGTACCTATCCTCTCTTCGCAGCCTATTTCGTTTAAGAAACCAGACAGGGCAAAGGGTGAACAAGGAGACAAGCTTTTTATTGTGTATCTTTCTAATTTGACGACAAATATCCGAATATGGAAAGCTTTGAATTCTGATAAAGAAAATGCAAACCTGAAGATCATTAAGACTGTGCTGACAAGTGATGCAAATATT GGTGAAGTAGACTGCTCCCTTTGCCCCTTTAGAGAAACTAAAACTAATGCTATATCAAATACAAGGGCGATCATTCGGACCTTTGGGCTAGATAATGCTCAACAAAAGGCTGTTATAAGTTGCGTAGCAACAAGAGAATGTGGTCACAGGAACACGGTTAAGTTAATTTGGGGTCCTCCGGGAACTGGAAAGACTAGAACAGTTGCCTCCTTACTCTATGTTCTGTTAAAAATGAAATGCAGAACTCTGACTTGTGCTCCTACGAACATTGCTGTTTTGGGAGTTACAAAGAAGCTGATGCAACATGTACAGGACGGCCAGGAGTATGATACATATGGTTTAGGAGACATAGTTTTATTTGGTAATGGGGAAAGAATGAAGATCGATGATCATGAAGATTTGTTTGATGTGTTTCTTAGTAACCGTGTTGATGCTCTTGCAAGCTGTTTGTCTCCGAATAATGGTTGGAAAGTTGGTATACAATCCATGATATGTTTGCTCGAGGATCCTGAAGAGCAATACCGTAAGTacttagaaaaacaaaaagataaggAACATGACACTGATGATAATCAAAATACAGATGAcgaggaagaggaagaaaaaggaaagattaCTAGTGAAAAAGATGGCAATATCAATGATCGAGGAGTAGACAAAAATAGGAAGAGTAAGTTGTTGAAAAAATTTGTCCTTGAAACATTAAAAGAGAACAAGAAGAATGATAAACAAAGTTCTCAAAGGAGGAACAACTCGAGAGCTGCTGGCGAGGCGAACAAGGTCAAGAATGAAGGGGAGGCAAGCAACAAAGAAACCAGTGTTTGGACATTTGAGGAGTTTGTTATCAAAAGATTCAAATGGATACAGAACCAGTTAATATTTTGTCTGACGAGCTTGTACACGCATCTACCTACTTCTTTCATTTCACTAGAAGTAGCTAAGGAAATGATCAGAGTACTTGAGATGCTTCAAACTCTTGGAACATTGTTTGCTGCAGTGGAAACATCAAAAGGGTTAAGAGATATTTCACACAGAACTGTTACAAGGAGTAAGGCGAGATGTTTTGCTAATTTGTATGCAACCAAAACGGAATGCCTTAAAGTATTGAAATTTCTTAGTGAGAGTATCTCTCTTCCAAATTTTATCGATGACTACCAAATTAGAAGTTTTTGTCTGAAAGGCGCATGCTTGATTTTCTGCACTGCTTCTAGCTCATCGAAATTGCACACAGAAGGAATGACACCACTTGAGATGGTGGTAATTGATGAAGCCGCTCAGCTGAAAGAATGTGAATCCACTATTCCGTTACAACTCCCAGGTCTGCGCCATGCTATACTCATCGGAGATGAGAAACAATTGCCTGCAATGGTTCAGAGCAAG ATCTGTGAGAAGGCTGAATTCGGCAGAAGCTTATTTGAGAGGCTGGTAATCTTAGGACACAAGAAGCACCTTCTTAATGTTCAATATAGGATGCATCCAAAAATAAGTTTGTTCCCAAATAGAGAGTTTTATCAGAAGAAAATTATGGATGGTCCTAATGTGAAGTCAGCAGAATACGAGAAGAGATTTCTTGAAGGAGATATTTTTGGCTCCTATTCATTTATCAATGTAAGTAGCGGAAATGAGGAGATTGATGACAAGCACAGCACGAGAAATATGGCAGAAGCTTTCGTTGTAGCTGAGATAGTTGCCAACCTTCATAAAG AATCTGTCTCTTCGAAACAAAAGGTCCGTGTTGGCTGCATATCTCCTTACAAGGCCCAAGTTTTTGCTATTCAACAAATTCTTGACAAGAAATATAGCACAGATGTTAAGAGTGACTTCTCAGTGAATGTTCGTTCTGTTGATGGTTTTCAAGGGGGTGAAGAAGATGTTATAATTATCTCCACTGTTCGTTGTAATGGACGTGGATCAGTTGGTTTCCTTTCTAATCTTCAGAGAGCAAACGTAGCACTGACTCGAGCAAG ATACTGCCTTTGGATATTGGGGAACGGCACAACTTTGGTTAACAGTGGCTCCATTTGGAGAAACTTAGTCCTTGACGCCAAGGctagacgttgttactttgatgtTACTCATGACAAGAGATTAAGTCAAGCAATTTCAAACGCAACCATTGAGCTTGACCAAATAGAAACATTACTTAGAACGGATTCCCCTATATTCATAGCAGCCAAGTGGAAG GTTTTGTTTAGTGAAGATTTCTCAAAATCCATGGCCAGAATTAAGGATGTGGAGATTAGTAAAGAAGTGATTTCCCTTTTGACGAAGCTTTCAAATGGCTGGCGTAAATCAGAAAACAACAGAATGCTCAGCAACAAGGGTGGGAATTCATCTGTACTGTTGGAGGTGTATAGTGTCAAGCGCTTAAAATTGATTTGGACCATAGATATTTTGGAGCAGAATTCTACATACTTTCAAGTGTTAAAGATCTGGGACATTTTACCAGGCTATCATATACCAAAGTTGTCAAAGCAGATTGACATCCATTTTGGTAATTATACAGTGGATTTGATGAATCGTTGCAAATGCAAGCATGTTGAACG AGACTTAATACTTCCAATGAATTGGCCAATCGATGGAAATGCTGTCTCAAGAACTAGCTCAGCTCATGGTGATCGAGACGAGAACTTGGCACGTCAACTGGCAGCTATGAGTTTGAGGGATAAAGCAGGATCTTCAAGAAGTTCCAA TAATTTTCAGAAGTCCAAGATGAAGAAAGTAGGACTGTTCCATGAAGTAAAACCAAACCTAATCGCCGAAGATTTTATGGAACGGTTTATGCGCAACAAGTCCAAATAG